The Pseudomonas sp. SCB32 DNA window ACCTGACGGGCGTCCTCGAGGATCAGGTCGGCGCCCTTCTCCGCCACCATCATCACCGCCGCGTTGGTGTTGCCGGAGGTGACGTTGGGGAAGATCGACGCATCGACCACGCGCAGGCCGGTCAGCCCGTGCACCCGCAGACGATTGTCGACCACCGCGGTATACGGATTGGCCCCCATCGCACAGCTACCACAGAGGTGATAGATGGAGCCGCAGTTCTCGCGGAAATACTGCAGCATCTGCTCGTCGGACTGGGTGGCCGGGCCCGGCAGCACCTCTTCGACGGTGATCTTCTGCAGCGCCGGGGCGTTCATGATCGTGCGGATCAGGTGGCTGCCCTGGATGGCTTCGTCGATGTCCTTCTGCGTGCTCAGGTAGTTCGGATCGATCAGCGCGGCGTCGGCCGGGTTCTTCGAGGCGATGCGGATTTCGCCGCGGCTGGTCGGCCGGCACGGGTTGAAGCAGAGCAGGAAGCCCGAGTACGGCTCGGGTTTCAGGCTGGCCTTGTTGCTCTTGGGGATCTGGTAGGACAGCGGGTTGAAGTACAGCTGCAGGTTCGGGTGTTCCAGATCATCATCGCTGCGGAAGAAACCGCCGCTCTGGTTCACGCTCATCGACAACGGCCCCTTGCGGGTCAGCAGGTACTCCAGGCCCAGCTTGGCCTGACCGAAGAGCGAGCCGAAGTCGTCGTTGAGCGTGCGGATGTTGGCCTTGTAGTAGTAGCTGACGCAGAGGTGATCCTGCAGGTTCTTTCCCACAGCCGGCAGATGGTGCACCGTGGGAATTGCGTGCTGGTCGAGCAGGTCTCGATCGGCTACGCCGGAAAGCTGGAGTATCTTCGGCGAGTCCACTGCACCGGCGGCGAGAATCACCTCGCGCCTGGCATGGAACTCACGCTGCACGCCGCTCTGCTGCACGCTCACACCCATGGCTCGCTTGTTCTCGTCAAACAGCACGCGCTCTACCAGCGCGTTACGCTCGATGGTCAGGTTGGCGCGGTTCTGTGCCGGGTGCAGGTAGGCGAAGCTGCTGGAGCAGCGCTGGCCATTCTTCGTGTTGACGTCGTAGAGACCGGCGCCTTCGAAGTCCTTGCCGTTGAAGTCTTCGCTCAGCGGATAACCCAGCTCCTGGCAGCCTTTGAGGAAGCTGTCGCAGATCGGGTGGGTGTGGCCCTTCATCGGCGTGATCCGGATCGGCCCGTTGGCGCCGTGATACTCGGTGTTGCCCAGCGGGTGCGATTCCAGCTTGCGGAAATACGGCAGCACGTCCTTGAACGACCAGCCATCGTTGCCATCGGCCGCCCAGTCATCGAAGTCATGGGCCTGGCCGCGCACGTAGATCATCGCGTTGATCGAGCCCGAGCCGCCCTGCACCTTGCCGCGCGGCGCG harbors:
- a CDS encoding GMC family oxidoreductase, translating into MKYDYIIVGAGSAGCILAARLSESGEHSVLLLEAGGKDSSHWFKIPVGFAKLYYNPTFNWMYYSQPQKQLANRQLYAPRGKVQGGSGSINAMIYVRGQAHDFDDWAADGNDGWSFKDVLPYFRKLESHPLGNTEYHGANGPIRITPMKGHTHPICDSFLKGCQELGYPLSEDFNGKDFEGAGLYDVNTKNGQRCSSSFAYLHPAQNRANLTIERNALVERVLFDENKRAMGVSVQQSGVQREFHARREVILAAGAVDSPKILQLSGVADRDLLDQHAIPTVHHLPAVGKNLQDHLCVSYYYKANIRTLNDDFGSLFGQAKLGLEYLLTRKGPLSMSVNQSGGFFRSDDDLEHPNLQLYFNPLSYQIPKSNKASLKPEPYSGFLLCFNPCRPTSRGEIRIASKNPADAALIDPNYLSTQKDIDEAIQGSHLIRTIMNAPALQKITVEEVLPGPATQSDEQMLQYFRENCGSIYHLCGSCAMGANPYTAVVDNRLRVHGLTGLRVVDASIFPNVTSGNTNAAVMMVAEKGADLILEDARQVSEQRASVKPAQRAAV